In Bos taurus isolate L1 Dominette 01449 registration number 42190680 breed Hereford chromosome 9, ARS-UCD2.0, whole genome shotgun sequence, a single genomic region encodes these proteins:
- the OSTM1 gene encoding osteopetrosis-associated transmembrane protein 1 produces the protein MDPNRTIERRRSSLLLLRLLLVVLLWSGLALGTFSVGSSPHRVLHDLLSEEQLLEVEDLSLALLQGGRMGPLSLPPDLPDLDPECRELLLDFANSSAELTGCLVRGARPVRLCQTCYPLFQQVANKMDNISRAVGNSSESHSCARSLLMADRMQIVVILSEFFNSTWQKANCANCLTNKSEELSNSTVYFLNQFNHTLTCFENNLQGSTHSLQLRNYSEVCKNCREAYTTLSSLYGEMQKINERESKAEFGTHLCIDVEDAMNITRKLWSRTFNCSVLCRDTVPVIAVSVFILFLPVVFYLSSFLHSEQKKRKLILPKRLKSSTSFANIQENSN, from the exons ATGGACCCGAACCGGACCATCGAGCGGCGGAGgtcatcattgctgctgctgcggctgctgttGGTGGTGCTGCTGTGGTCGGGACTGGCTCTGGGCACCTTCTCCGTGGGCAGCAGCCCCCACAGGGTCCTCCACGACCTCCTGTCGGAGGAGCAGTTGCTGGAGGTGGAAGACTTGTCCCTGGCTCTGCTGCAGGGCGGAAGGATGGGGCCACTGTCACTCCCCCCAGATTTGCCGGATCTGGATCCAGAGTGCCGGGAGCTGCTGCTGGACTTCGCCAACAGCAGTGCTGAGCTGACCGGGTGTCTAGTGCGCGGCGCCCGACCGGTGCGCCTCTGTCAGACCTGCTACCCACTCTTCCAACAGGTCGCCAACAAGATGGACAACATCAGCCGAGCCGTGGGG AATTCTTCAGAGAGTCATAGTTGTGCCAGAAGCCTTTTAATGGCAGATAGAATGCAAATAGTTGTGATTCTGTCTGagttttttaattccacatggCAGAAGGCAAATTGTGCAA ATTGTTTAACGAACAAAAGTGAAGAATTATCAAATAGCACAGTATACTTCCTCAACCAATTTAATCACACCTTGACCTGCTTTGAGAATAACCTTCag GGGAGCACACACAGTCTTCAGTTAAGAAATTATTCGGAAGTATGCAAAAACTGTCGTGAAGCATATACAACTCTGAGTAGTCTGTACGgtgaaatgcaaaaaataaatgaacgtGAAAGCAAGGCTGAATTTGGAACACATTTGTGCATTGACGTGGAGGATGCA ATGAATATTACTCGGAAACTTTGGAGTCGAACTTTCAACTGTTCAGTCCTTTGCAGGGACACAGTGCCTGTAATCGCTGTTTCTGTGTTCATTCTCTTTCTACCTGTTGTCTTCTACCTTAGTAGTTTTCTTCACTCAGAGCAAAAGAAACGCAAACTCATCCTAC